The Mycolicibacterium doricum genome includes a region encoding these proteins:
- a CDS encoding DUF3054 domain-containing protein, whose product MPTVDRRTTALALLADLVCVVAFCTIGRRSHAEGLTVAGIAETSWPFLAGTAVGWLAGRAWRRPLSLAPTGVLVWVCTVAVGMALRRLSGQGVAVSFVVVASLVTALLLLGWRGAAQLFGHKRVQRS is encoded by the coding sequence ATGCCGACCGTCGACCGCCGCACCACCGCACTCGCACTGTTGGCCGATCTCGTCTGCGTCGTGGCGTTCTGCACGATCGGGCGACGCAGCCACGCCGAGGGCTTGACGGTGGCCGGCATCGCCGAGACCTCATGGCCGTTCCTCGCCGGCACCGCCGTCGGATGGCTGGCCGGGCGTGCATGGCGGCGGCCGCTGTCGCTGGCCCCGACGGGGGTGCTGGTGTGGGTGTGCACGGTCGCGGTCGGCATGGCGCTGCGCAGGCTGAGCGGCCAGGGCGTCGCGGTCAGCTTCGTCGTCGTGGCGTCACTGGTCACCGCGCTGCTGCTACTCGGCTGGCGAGGCGCCGCACAGCTGTTTGGGCACAAGCGGGTTCAGCGCAGCTGA
- a CDS encoding lysylphosphatidylglycerol synthase transmembrane domain-containing protein produces the protein MSHDATADDAKRGRAEPDGSTRGKYWWVRWAMIATAVAVLSVEVVLVWDQLAKAWNSLVSANWWWVLAAVVASLASMHSFAQIQRTLLRSAGVQLRQWRSEAAYYAGNALSTTMPGGPVLSATFLYRQQRLWGASPVVASWQLVMSGVLQGVGLALLGLGGAFMLGASENPLSLIFTLGGFATLLVLAQAVASRPELIDGIGARLLARFNSVRNKPVDTGLAKWRELLAQLESVQLGRRDLGMAFGWSLFNWIADVACLAFACYAAGGQPSLAGLTVAYAAARAVGTIPLMPGGLLVVEAVLVPGLVSSGMTLAAAISAMLIYRLVSWIFLAAIGWVVFFFMFRAEKDIDPDVPIRDGRGAPEPPGTGPSRTRPSPTRPSRTRPSRTSCADPE, from the coding sequence GTGTCCCACGACGCGACGGCGGACGACGCCAAGCGAGGACGGGCCGAACCCGACGGATCCACCCGCGGTAAGTACTGGTGGGTCCGCTGGGCGATGATCGCCACCGCGGTCGCCGTGCTCAGCGTCGAAGTGGTGCTGGTCTGGGATCAGCTGGCCAAGGCGTGGAACAGCCTCGTCTCCGCGAACTGGTGGTGGGTGCTCGCCGCGGTCGTCGCGTCGCTCGCCTCCATGCACAGCTTCGCCCAGATCCAGCGCACCCTGCTGCGCTCGGCAGGCGTGCAGCTGCGGCAGTGGCGCTCGGAGGCGGCGTACTACGCGGGCAATGCGCTGAGCACCACCATGCCCGGCGGTCCGGTGCTGTCCGCGACGTTCCTCTACCGGCAGCAGCGGCTGTGGGGGGCGAGCCCCGTGGTGGCCTCATGGCAGCTGGTGATGTCGGGCGTGCTGCAGGGCGTCGGCCTGGCGCTGCTGGGCCTCGGGGGCGCATTCATGCTGGGCGCCAGCGAGAATCCGCTGTCGTTGATCTTCACGCTCGGTGGCTTCGCGACGCTGCTGGTACTCGCTCAGGCCGTCGCGAGCCGTCCGGAACTGATCGACGGCATCGGCGCGCGGCTGCTGGCGCGGTTCAACTCGGTGCGCAACAAACCCGTCGACACCGGCTTGGCGAAGTGGCGGGAGCTGTTGGCTCAGCTGGAGTCGGTGCAGTTGGGCCGCCGGGATCTCGGCATGGCGTTCGGGTGGTCGCTGTTCAACTGGATTGCCGACGTCGCCTGCCTGGCGTTCGCGTGTTACGCCGCGGGCGGTCAGCCGTCGCTGGCCGGTCTGACCGTGGCCTACGCGGCTGCCCGCGCGGTCGGCACCATCCCGCTGATGCCCGGCGGGCTGCTGGTGGTGGAGGCGGTGCTGGTCCCCGGCCTGGTGTCGAGCGGGATGACGCTCGCCGCCGCCATCTCGGCCATGCTCATCTACCGGCTCGTCAGCTGGATCTTCCTCGCCGCCATCGGCTGGGTGGTGTTCTTCTTCATGTTCCGCGCCGAGAAGGACATCGACCCCGACGTGCCGATCAGGGATGGGCGCGGCGCACCTGAGCCGCCCGGTACCGGGCCATCGCGGACTAGGCCATCGCCGACCAGGCCATCGCGGACCAGGCCATCGCGGACCAGCTGTGCGGACCCGGAGTGA
- a CDS encoding MMPL family transporter translates to MMRLSGTLRRFRWAVFGAWVLLLVPSIYLALNHSSNLTGGGFEVEGSQSLHVQYQIEDHFPDQGASPLALVAAPRADASYDDMNAAVAHLEQIATEVPSVKISPTPQQPAPQPDRPYVITLSLDFDNTGATDVAKDLRTRVGIDGEDPGEFRDGKIKMYVIGQGALGAAASEAIKTDIAQAEQWNLPIVLIVLLAVFGSFAAAAMPLLLGVCTVAVTMGLVYLLSTITTMSVFVASTVSMFGIALAVDYSLFILMRFREELRAGRDAQQAADAAMATSGLAVLLSGVTVIASVTGIYLINTPVLTSMATGAILAVAVAVLTSTTLTPAVLATFGRAAAKRSSYLHFSRRPDTTQSRFWTRWTGSVMRRPWVAAATTTVVLLCMAAPAFAMELGNSMQRQFEPTHEVRGGVNAAAEALGPGALGPVRVLVTFPDGPAESGAASAAAREPTLEAVRARMSEAPNVATVSPAGFGDDYRSALLSAVLTVDPEDEGARETVDWMRANLPATAGPNVSVDVGGPTALIKDFDDRVSATQPLVFGFVALIAFLMLLVSIRSVVLALKGVLMTVLSVAAAYGSLVAVFQWGWLEALGFEPIPSLDSTIPPLVLAMTFGLSMDYEIFLLTRIRERFLQTGNTRDAVAYGVSTSARTITSAALIMIAVFIGFAFAGMPLVAQLGVACAVAIAVDATIVRLVLVPALMVMFDQWNWWLPKWLDRLLPSVDFEKPLPKVQIDDLVVIPDDLSALGPSGADLRGMVKSAARMKNLAPKTVTVADPLAFSGCQPIKEPMVARNGGDQTVRLRTPGRRSRNGHADGVIDTSRGSTVRSMLPVHPVTLWRGRLSVALDALETEAETEQAPVERQSPVETTNVQLPTGDRLQIPTGAETLRLKSYLIMCRNSSRDYAEFADLVESMETQTAAIVLSGMDRYYCGQQPEKQWVATQLVRRLADPRPSDEHDAAIWDADAESDWALVRQRCLSVAVAMLEEAR, encoded by the coding sequence ATGATGCGCTTGAGCGGCACCCTGCGCAGATTCCGCTGGGCGGTCTTCGGCGCCTGGGTGCTCCTGCTGGTGCCCTCGATCTACCTCGCGCTGAACCACTCGTCGAACCTGACCGGTGGTGGTTTCGAGGTCGAGGGGTCGCAGTCGCTGCACGTGCAGTACCAAATCGAGGACCACTTCCCTGACCAGGGCGCATCACCGCTGGCACTGGTGGCCGCACCGCGCGCCGACGCCTCGTACGACGACATGAACGCCGCCGTTGCGCACCTCGAACAGATCGCCACCGAAGTGCCCAGCGTCAAGATCTCCCCCACTCCCCAGCAACCGGCGCCGCAGCCCGACCGGCCGTACGTGATCACCCTGTCGCTGGACTTCGACAACACGGGCGCCACCGACGTCGCCAAAGACCTGCGCACTCGGGTCGGCATCGACGGCGAAGACCCGGGTGAGTTCCGCGACGGCAAGATCAAGATGTACGTGATCGGCCAGGGCGCGCTCGGCGCGGCGGCCTCAGAGGCGATCAAGACCGACATCGCCCAGGCCGAACAGTGGAACCTGCCGATCGTGCTGATCGTCCTGCTCGCCGTGTTCGGGTCGTTCGCGGCTGCGGCGATGCCGCTGCTGCTCGGCGTATGCACGGTGGCCGTGACGATGGGACTGGTCTACCTGCTGTCGACGATCACCACGATGTCGGTGTTCGTCGCCTCGACGGTGTCGATGTTCGGGATCGCACTGGCCGTCGACTACTCGTTGTTCATCTTGATGCGGTTCCGAGAGGAACTGCGCGCAGGCCGCGACGCCCAGCAGGCCGCAGATGCGGCGATGGCTACCTCGGGGTTGGCGGTGCTGCTGTCGGGTGTGACCGTGATCGCCTCGGTCACGGGCATCTACCTGATCAACACCCCCGTGCTGACGTCGATGGCGACCGGCGCGATCCTCGCGGTCGCGGTCGCGGTGCTCACCTCAACGACCCTGACCCCCGCGGTGCTGGCGACGTTCGGGCGGGCCGCCGCCAAACGCTCGTCGTACCTGCACTTCTCGCGTCGCCCCGACACCACCCAGTCCCGGTTCTGGACGCGCTGGACCGGGTCGGTGATGCGCAGGCCGTGGGTGGCGGCGGCGACGACGACGGTGGTCCTGCTGTGCATGGCCGCGCCGGCGTTCGCGATGGAGCTCGGCAACAGCATGCAGCGCCAGTTCGAGCCCACCCACGAGGTGCGCGGCGGCGTCAACGCCGCGGCGGAGGCGCTGGGCCCCGGTGCCCTCGGCCCGGTCCGGGTGTTGGTGACTTTCCCCGACGGCCCGGCCGAATCCGGCGCTGCATCGGCCGCGGCCAGAGAGCCCACGCTGGAGGCGGTGCGGGCCAGGATGTCCGAGGCACCCAACGTCGCCACGGTCTCGCCCGCCGGGTTCGGGGACGACTACCGCAGCGCGCTGCTGTCGGCAGTGCTGACCGTCGACCCCGAGGACGAGGGTGCCCGCGAGACCGTCGACTGGATGCGGGCCAACCTGCCGGCGACCGCCGGGCCGAACGTCTCGGTCGACGTCGGTGGGCCGACCGCGCTGATCAAGGACTTCGACGACCGGGTGTCGGCGACGCAGCCGCTGGTGTTCGGGTTCGTCGCGCTCATCGCGTTCCTGATGTTGCTGGTCTCGATCCGGTCGGTGGTCCTCGCCCTCAAGGGTGTGCTGATGACCGTGCTGTCGGTCGCCGCCGCCTACGGCAGCCTCGTTGCCGTGTTCCAGTGGGGATGGCTCGAAGCACTGGGCTTCGAACCCATCCCGTCGCTGGACAGCACGATCCCGCCGCTGGTGCTGGCGATGACGTTCGGCCTGTCGATGGACTATGAGATCTTCCTGCTGACCCGTATCCGGGAACGCTTCCTACAGACCGGCAACACCCGCGACGCGGTGGCCTACGGCGTGAGCACCAGCGCCCGCACCATCACCAGCGCCGCACTGATCATGATCGCGGTGTTCATCGGCTTCGCGTTCGCGGGGATGCCGCTGGTCGCCCAGCTCGGCGTGGCGTGCGCGGTGGCGATCGCCGTCGACGCCACGATCGTGCGGCTGGTTCTGGTGCCTGCGCTGATGGTGATGTTCGACCAGTGGAACTGGTGGCTGCCCAAGTGGCTGGACCGGCTGCTGCCGTCGGTGGATTTCGAGAAGCCGCTGCCCAAGGTGCAGATCGACGACCTGGTCGTCATTCCCGACGACCTCTCGGCGCTCGGACCGTCCGGCGCCGACCTGCGAGGCATGGTGAAATCGGCTGCGCGGATGAAGAATCTGGCGCCGAAGACCGTCACCGTGGCCGACCCGCTGGCCTTCAGCGGCTGCCAGCCGATCAAAGAGCCGATGGTGGCCCGCAACGGCGGGGACCAGACAGTCCGGTTGCGCACTCCCGGGCGCCGCAGCCGGAACGGCCACGCCGACGGTGTGATCGACACCAGCAGGGGCTCGACGGTGCGCTCGATGTTGCCGGTGCATCCGGTCACGCTGTGGCGCGGCCGGCTCTCGGTGGCGCTCGACGCGCTGGAGACCGAGGCCGAGACCGAGCAGGCTCCGGTGGAGCGGCAGAGCCCGGTGGAGACCACCAACGTCCAGTTGCCGACCGGTGACCGGCTGCAGATCCCGACGGGCGCGGAGACCCTGCGCTTGAAGAGCTACCTCATCATGTGCCGCAACAGCAGTCGCGACTACGCGGAGTTCGCCGATCTGGTGGAGTCGATGGAAACTCAAACGGCCGCAATAGTGCTGTCCGGGATGGACCGGTATTACTGTGGGCAGCAGCCGGAAAAGCAATGGGTGGCCACCCAGTTGGTGCGCCGCCTGGCCGATCCGCGGCCGTCCGATGAGCACGACGCCGCGATCTGGGACGCGGACGCGGAGTCCGACTGGGCACTGGTCAGGCAGCGATGCCTGTCGGTGGCCGTGGCGATGCTCGAGGAGGCGAGGTGA
- a CDS encoding response regulator transcription factor, giving the protein MVDDDPDVRTSVARGLRHSGFDVRVAANGKEALRLLSAESHDALVLDVQMPELDGVAVVTALRALGNDIPICVLSARDTVNDRIAGLEAGADDYLTKPFDLGELVARLHALLRRAHHSDRPSDTMTIGPLAIDTARRLVFVDGERVDLTKREFDLLAVLAENNGVVLSRQRLLELVWGYDFDVDTNVADVFISYLRRKLERDGLPRVIHTVRGIGYVLRDEP; this is encoded by the coding sequence ATGGTCGACGACGACCCCGATGTCCGCACGTCCGTCGCGCGCGGGCTGCGGCATTCGGGGTTCGACGTACGCGTCGCCGCGAACGGTAAGGAAGCGCTGCGGCTGCTGTCGGCCGAATCGCACGACGCCCTGGTGCTCGACGTGCAGATGCCGGAGCTTGACGGTGTCGCCGTGGTGACCGCGCTGCGTGCTCTCGGTAACGACATCCCCATCTGTGTCCTCTCGGCGCGCGACACCGTCAACGACCGCATCGCCGGGCTCGAGGCGGGTGCCGACGACTACCTCACCAAACCGTTCGATCTCGGCGAGTTGGTGGCCCGGCTGCATGCGCTGCTGCGTCGGGCTCACCACTCCGACCGCCCGTCGGACACCATGACGATCGGGCCGCTGGCCATCGACACCGCGCGCCGCCTGGTGTTCGTCGACGGGGAGCGGGTCGACCTGACCAAACGCGAGTTCGACCTGCTCGCCGTACTCGCCGAGAACAACGGTGTGGTGCTCTCGCGCCAGCGGCTGCTCGAACTGGTCTGGGGTTACGACTTCGACGTCGACACCAACGTCGCCGACGTGTTCATCTCTTACCTTCGGCGCAAGCTGGAGCGCGATGGTCTGCCACGGGTGATCCACACCGTCCGCGGGATCGGATACGTGCTGCGGGACGAGCCCTGA
- a CDS encoding sensor histidine kinase gives MWLPRVFRSASLRTRVAVASAAAASAVVAAFTILTSVVLANNDAAQLDRRLDSIVDASMYPEQLQDPRRGVLTTGRDRSTGQVVFQRGFQLPPLPPGTETVEVNGVDYRVRTLVVDQEAGVLVSIGIRADSILLSRGRIPQYVLVGAVTVLIAGGLGWVLAGPAIRPLRKLTEQTSKLGKGTDEMPEVRGVREAEELSEAMSAMLRRLAAAQQATTNSLQAAQDFAANAAHELRTPLTAMRADLDTLRIHDLPADERDEVVADLSRAQRRVEAIITALGQLASGQLAQAADREPIDVTDTLDRVARENMRSAPRVDIVVDAEDLGTVRGWPDGLRLAVDNLVRNAITHGGAGRVLLTARRSNGWLTIVVDDDGRGLPDEEHQTVLGRFRRGSTAAPGGSGLGLALVAQQAELHGGTIELSDSPLGGLRATLTVSTSPGEGEPQLR, from the coding sequence GTGTGGCTGCCCCGTGTCTTCCGCTCGGCGTCGCTGCGCACCCGGGTCGCCGTGGCGTCCGCAGCCGCGGCGTCGGCCGTCGTAGCGGCCTTCACGATCCTCACCTCGGTTGTCCTGGCCAACAACGACGCCGCTCAACTCGACCGCCGGCTCGATTCGATCGTCGATGCCAGCATGTACCCGGAGCAGCTGCAGGACCCCCGACGCGGAGTGCTCACCACGGGGCGTGACCGCTCCACCGGGCAGGTGGTGTTCCAGCGCGGGTTTCAGTTGCCGCCACTACCGCCCGGCACCGAGACCGTCGAGGTCAACGGCGTGGACTACCGGGTGCGCACCCTCGTCGTCGACCAGGAGGCCGGGGTGCTGGTGTCTATCGGCATCCGCGCCGACAGCATCCTGCTCAGCCGCGGCCGCATCCCGCAGTACGTGCTGGTCGGCGCTGTGACCGTGCTGATCGCCGGTGGCCTGGGCTGGGTGCTCGCCGGGCCTGCGATCCGTCCGTTGCGCAAGCTCACCGAGCAGACCTCCAAGCTCGGGAAGGGCACCGACGAGATGCCCGAAGTGCGCGGTGTCCGGGAGGCCGAGGAACTCTCCGAGGCGATGTCGGCGATGCTGCGCCGACTGGCGGCGGCACAGCAGGCCACCACCAACTCGCTGCAGGCCGCGCAGGACTTCGCCGCCAACGCCGCCCACGAACTGCGCACGCCGCTGACCGCGATGCGCGCCGACCTGGATACCCTGCGGATTCACGATCTGCCCGCCGACGAACGCGACGAGGTGGTCGCCGACCTGTCCCGGGCACAGCGACGGGTCGAGGCGATCATCACCGCGCTCGGACAACTGGCGTCCGGTCAACTGGCCCAGGCCGCCGACCGCGAACCGATCGACGTCACCGACACCCTGGACCGCGTCGCGCGGGAGAACATGCGCTCGGCCCCGCGCGTCGACATCGTGGTCGACGCCGAGGATCTGGGCACAGTGCGGGGGTGGCCGGACGGTCTGCGCCTGGCCGTCGACAACCTGGTGCGCAACGCGATCACCCACGGCGGTGCCGGGCGTGTGCTGCTCACCGCGCGGCGATCCAACGGGTGGCTGACCATCGTCGTCGACGACGACGGACGCGGCCTGCCCGACGAGGAACACCAGACGGTGCTGGGCAGGTTCCGCCGCGGTAGTACCGCAGCCCCCGGCGGGTCGGGTCTGGGGCTCGCGCTCGTCGCACAGCAGGCCGAATTGCACGGCGGCACGATCGAGCTGTCCGACAGCCCGCTCGGCGGGTTGCGCGCCACCCTGACCGTGTCCACGTCACCCGGGGAGGGTGAACCTCAGCTGCGCTGA
- a CDS encoding hemophore: MRSIALRRSVFTACAVTVAGGVATAALTMPATPATAAPDPCAASQVAKTVAAVATNTSNYLAANPETDQALTTIAQQQPGPASLVSLKVFLDANPKVGSDLQKLQQPLTNLSGRCKLPVTIPQVLGLTQAAQQSGAAPAAQQSGAAPAAVSPVSGSPAAARTHR; the protein is encoded by the coding sequence ATGCGATCGATCGCCCTGCGCCGAAGCGTCTTCACCGCATGCGCCGTCACCGTCGCCGGCGGTGTCGCGACCGCCGCGTTGACCATGCCCGCGACACCGGCGACCGCGGCGCCGGATCCGTGTGCGGCCAGCCAGGTGGCGAAGACCGTCGCGGCTGTGGCCACCAACACCTCCAACTATCTTGCCGCCAATCCGGAGACCGATCAGGCGCTGACCACCATCGCCCAGCAGCAGCCCGGTCCGGCGTCGCTCGTCTCACTCAAGGTGTTTCTCGATGCCAACCCTAAGGTCGGTTCGGACCTGCAGAAGCTGCAGCAGCCGCTGACGAACCTGTCCGGGCGGTGCAAGCTGCCGGTCACCATCCCGCAGGTGCTCGGCCTGACGCAGGCCGCGCAGCAGAGCGGCGCGGCGCCGGCCGCGCAGCAGAGCGGCGCGGCGCCGGCCGCGGTGTCACCGGTGTCGGGATCGCCGGCCGCCGCAAGGACCCACCGCTGA
- a CDS encoding M13 family metallopeptidase produces the protein MTVEAITSGIDLSYLDTAARPQDDLFGYVNGRWLTEYEIPADRAADGAFRALYDRAEEQIRDLITEAAESNAEEGTDEQRIGDLYASFLDEATVARIGLRPLLDELARVDAADSPDALAAVLGGLQRTGVGGGAGVYVDTDSKNSTRYLLHFSQSGIGLPDESYFRDEQHAEVLAAYPKHIAAMFTLVYGGDHTQTAERVVALESKLAAAHWDVVKRRDADLTYNLRTFADLSAESPGFDWAGWVAALGTTPEAVAEVVVRQPDYLTEFAAAWSSEPLEDWKDWLRWRVIHARAFLLTDELVREDFAFYGRLLSGTEQIRDRWKRAVSVVENLMGEALGKLYVQRHFPPNAKARIDELVANLREAYRVSIEGLEWMTPETREKALAKLDKFTPKIGYPTRWKDYSQLVIRRDDLYGNYLSGYRLASDREVQKLGGPVDRDEWFMTPQTVNAYYNPGMNEIVFPAAILQPPFFDADADDAANYGGIGAVIGHEIGHGFDDQGAKYDGDGNLVDWWTDADRTEFGARTKALIEQYEQYTPRELSGHHDAHVNGAFTVGENIGDLGGLSIALLAYELSLKGRPAPVIDGLTGVQRVFFGWAQVWRTKYRAAEAIRRLATDPHSPPEFRCNGVVRNIDAFYEAFGVGADDALYLEPERRVRIWN, from the coding sequence GTGACGGTAGAAGCAATCACATCGGGCATCGACCTCAGTTACCTCGACACCGCAGCCCGCCCGCAGGACGACCTGTTCGGGTATGTCAACGGCCGCTGGCTGACCGAGTACGAGATCCCGGCCGACCGAGCCGCCGACGGCGCCTTCCGCGCCCTCTACGACCGCGCCGAAGAGCAGATCCGCGACCTGATCACCGAGGCGGCCGAATCGAACGCCGAAGAGGGCACCGACGAGCAGCGCATCGGCGACCTGTACGCCAGCTTCCTCGACGAGGCGACGGTCGCGCGGATCGGACTCCGGCCGCTGCTCGACGAACTCGCGCGCGTCGACGCCGCCGACAGTCCCGACGCCCTCGCGGCCGTCCTCGGCGGCCTTCAGCGCACCGGCGTCGGCGGTGGCGCGGGCGTGTACGTGGACACCGACTCCAAGAACTCGACCCGCTACCTGCTGCACTTCAGCCAGTCCGGCATCGGGCTGCCCGACGAGTCGTACTTCCGCGACGAGCAGCACGCCGAGGTCCTCGCCGCCTACCCCAAGCACATCGCGGCGATGTTCACACTGGTGTACGGGGGCGACCACACGCAGACGGCCGAGCGGGTCGTCGCGCTGGAGAGCAAGCTCGCCGCCGCGCACTGGGACGTGGTGAAACGCCGTGACGCCGACCTGACGTACAACTTGCGCACGTTCGCCGACCTGTCCGCCGAATCGCCCGGCTTCGACTGGGCCGGGTGGGTCGCGGCGCTCGGCACGACGCCGGAGGCGGTGGCCGAGGTCGTGGTGCGCCAGCCCGACTACCTCACCGAGTTCGCGGCTGCCTGGTCGAGTGAACCGCTGGAGGATTGGAAGGACTGGCTGCGGTGGCGGGTGATCCACGCCCGCGCATTCCTGCTGACCGACGAACTGGTCAGGGAGGACTTCGCGTTCTACGGCCGCCTCCTGTCGGGCACCGAGCAGATCCGCGACCGCTGGAAGCGCGCGGTCTCGGTGGTGGAGAACCTGATGGGTGAGGCGCTCGGCAAACTTTACGTGCAGCGGCACTTCCCGCCGAATGCCAAGGCGCGCATAGACGAATTGGTCGCCAACCTGCGCGAGGCCTACCGGGTGAGCATCGAAGGGCTGGAGTGGATGACACCGGAGACCCGCGAGAAGGCGCTGGCCAAGCTGGACAAGTTCACCCCGAAGATCGGCTATCCGACGCGCTGGAAGGACTACTCGCAGCTGGTCATCCGCCGCGACGACCTCTACGGCAACTACCTGAGCGGCTATCGGTTGGCTTCGGACCGGGAGGTGCAGAAGCTCGGTGGTCCGGTGGACCGCGACGAATGGTTCATGACCCCTCAGACGGTCAACGCGTACTACAACCCGGGGATGAACGAGATCGTTTTCCCCGCGGCGATTCTGCAGCCGCCGTTCTTCGACGCCGACGCCGACGACGCCGCCAACTACGGGGGGATCGGCGCCGTCATCGGCCACGAGATCGGCCACGGTTTCGACGATCAGGGCGCCAAGTACGACGGGGACGGCAATCTGGTCGACTGGTGGACCGACGCCGACCGCACCGAGTTCGGCGCCCGCACCAAGGCGCTGATCGAACAGTACGAGCAGTACACGCCGCGCGAACTCAGCGGCCACCACGACGCGCACGTCAATGGGGCGTTCACGGTCGGCGAGAACATCGGCGACCTTGGCGGCCTGTCGATCGCGCTGTTGGCCTACGAACTGTCACTGAAGGGCCGGCCCGCACCGGTGATCGACGGGCTGACCGGCGTGCAGCGGGTGTTCTTCGGCTGGGCGCAGGTGTGGCGTACGAAATACCGCGCAGCAGAGGCGATTCGGCGGTTGGCCACCGATCCGCACTCACCACCGGAGTTCCGCTGCAACGGCGTCGTCCGCAACATCGACGCGTTCTACGAGGCGTTCGGGGTCGGCGCGGACGATGCGCTGTACCTGGAACCCGAGCGGCGTGTCCGCATCTGGAACTAG
- a CDS encoding heme-binding protein codes for MLLPARTARRAVAGAAGVGAIAGAMLFGAVPAMLFGAVPAMAQPAPPPPRPPNCTAADLAGVAAGVSASTSAYLFTHPPVNDFFTSLEGQPRDQIRPQVEQYLNANPQVKAELTGIRQPLVDLKNRCGTATPPEDDIDNP; via the coding sequence ATGTTGCTTCCTGCCCGTACCGCACGACGTGCGGTAGCTGGTGCGGCCGGCGTCGGCGCGATTGCCGGTGCGATGTTGTTCGGCGCGGTCCCCGCGATGTTGTTCGGCGCGGTCCCCGCGATGGCCCAGCCGGCGCCTCCGCCGCCGCGGCCGCCGAACTGCACCGCCGCCGACCTGGCCGGTGTCGCCGCCGGAGTTTCCGCGTCCACGTCGGCGTACCTGTTCACCCACCCGCCGGTGAACGACTTCTTCACCAGCCTCGAGGGCCAGCCGCGGGATCAGATCCGGCCCCAGGTCGAGCAGTACCTCAACGCCAACCCACAGGTGAAGGCCGAGCTGACCGGCATCCGTCAGCCCCTGGTGGACCTGAAGAACCGGTGCGGCACGGCGACGCCGCCTGAAGACGACATCGACAACCCGTAG
- a CDS encoding transcriptional regulator: protein MTLASDARGTRRDAASAETRPLTAASRRASIDDRPVEFWSTAAIRDALETDDLTVWQRIVTAIKRDPYGRTARQVEEVLAKAKPYGVSKALAEVLAQTRDQLAAAERTEVGHHVQLLLNRSGLGAPEFASRIGVAVDEFQSYIDGEVSPSASLMIRMGRLSERFAKIRAQRADNRR from the coding sequence GTGACGTTGGCGAGCGACGCGCGGGGGACCCGTCGCGACGCTGCTTCCGCCGAGACCCGTCCGCTGACGGCGGCGTCCCGGCGGGCGTCGATCGACGACCGGCCCGTGGAGTTCTGGTCGACCGCGGCTATCCGCGACGCCCTCGAAACCGACGACCTCACGGTCTGGCAGCGCATCGTCACCGCGATCAAGCGGGACCCCTACGGCCGCACGGCACGCCAGGTCGAGGAGGTCCTCGCCAAGGCGAAGCCCTACGGAGTGTCCAAGGCGCTGGCGGAGGTGCTGGCGCAGACCCGAGACCAGCTGGCGGCCGCCGAGCGCACCGAAGTCGGCCACCACGTGCAACTGCTGCTCAACCGGTCCGGGCTGGGCGCCCCGGAGTTCGCATCGCGCATCGGTGTCGCCGTCGACGAATTCCAGAGCTACATCGACGGTGAGGTCAGCCCGTCGGCGTCGTTGATGATCCGGATGGGCCGGCTGTCGGAGCGCTTTGCCAAGATCCGCGCGCAACGCGCCGACAACCGCCGCTGA
- a CDS encoding CoA-binding protein, which yields MTETAEWTEPEHDDLRRIMRATRTVAVVGASANPMRPSYGVWDYLRSASHYQLYLVNPTVSEIAGTPVYPSLAELPVVPDMVDVFRRQSELPSVLRDAIAVGAKTLWLQQGLWDEQIARDGVAAGLQVVMDRCLKVDYARLR from the coding sequence ATGACCGAGACCGCTGAGTGGACCGAACCGGAGCACGACGATTTGCGGCGCATCATGCGCGCGACCCGCACGGTCGCGGTGGTGGGCGCCTCCGCGAACCCGATGCGCCCGAGCTACGGGGTGTGGGACTACCTGCGCTCGGCCAGCCACTACCAGCTCTACCTGGTGAACCCGACGGTCAGCGAGATCGCCGGCACCCCGGTGTATCCGTCGCTGGCCGAGCTGCCCGTCGTCCCCGACATGGTGGACGTGTTCCGGCGCCAGAGCGAGTTGCCGTCAGTGCTGCGCGACGCCATCGCGGTCGGGGCGAAGACGCTGTGGCTGCAGCAGGGACTGTGGGACGAGCAGATCGCGCGTGACGGCGTCGCGGCCGGCCTGCAGGTGGTGATGGACCGCTGCCTGAAGGTGGACTACGCCCGGCTCCGGTAG